A window from Salvia miltiorrhiza cultivar Shanhuang (shh) chromosome 2, IMPLAD_Smil_shh, whole genome shotgun sequence encodes these proteins:
- the LOC131013190 gene encoding probable inactive nicotinamidase At3g16190, protein MELKWKHTALIVMDMQRGLILPYSRASVKGGEAIVPNVIKAVQVARSRQIPIIWVVREHDSLGRDVELFRRHLYAADETKLVVKGSAGAELIEGLEIKPHDYKLVKTRFSAFLNTHLHSYLHGAGINSLVVIGVQTPNCIRQTVFDAVSLDYHEVTVIVDATAAATSEIHNANVFDMKNIGVATPTLEEWCHSDN, encoded by the exons ATGGAGTTAAAGTGGAAGCACACTGCACTTATTGTCATGGATATGCAG AGAGGTTTGATCTTGCCTTACAGTCGGGCTTCTGTAAAAGGTGGTGAAGCTATTGTGCCGAATGTTATCAAGGCCGTCCAAGTAGCTCGGAGCCGTCAAATTCCTATTATTTGG GTTGTTCGTGAGCACGATTCTCTGGGAAGAGACGTGGAATTATTCCGCAGGCATTTGTATGCCGCggatgaaacaaaacttgttgTGAAGGGTAGCGCTGGTGCAGAACTAATAGAAGGTCTCGAGATCAAACCCCACGACTATAAGCTCGTCAAAACGCGATTTAGCGCGTTTCTTAACACGCACCTGCACTCCTATCTACACGGAGCTGGAATCAACAGCTTAGTAGTAATTG GGGTTCAAACTCCAAACTGTATACGACAGACCGTGTTTGATGCGGTTTCGTTGGATTATCATGAGGTTACTGTCATCGTTGATGCAACTGCTGCTGCCACATCTGAAATACACAACG CGAATGTTTTCGACATGAAGAACATCGGAGTGGCAACTCCAACACTCGAAGAATGGTGTCATTCCGATAACTAG